From a region of the Asterias amurensis chromosome 2, ASM3211899v1 genome:
- the LOC139933895 gene encoding uncharacterized protein, with amino-acid sequence MALRNFHLVIFLTCIVCLHVCAADTTNAAADQTGTDISTDGFLEPSGTTAEPEPTSELTTELEPEPTSEPTPEPEPSGEPTSPEPEPSGEPTSPEPEPSGEPSSEPEPEPSGEPSSEPEPEPSGEPSSEPEPEPSGEPSSEPEPEPSGEPYSEPEPEPSGEPSSEPEPDTKELQPFAEPVPDWEIALPLYGSFWYIHIYILGSLFALLALYSLVSLIRLRKRRLLSMGYFVALNLMMLVMGVDRAVYLFVDAYNFKQIFPLPVAYMLLGMGFPCLSSAFSILFLALLNSTKTQLVSRKVQGPKALSAMITFHFTISILVDVMVGLFTKAQVLLLLCQGVFLIWGLFLSVSYLVIFRRLHISSLRQFRELNRLSMTKRTTSLYGISPFMKKPRNNWSSAIKVTLLTSFFGVTIGLLQLYGILVVYGPLGEKVPEPWSWVWYQLAFRICEFAMCALMSYVATQPFRYTVSGKEKPMCMVCTKCMCCNVITGKTSHDLNAHSVDSYRLVSGDFDASATFQANDYNPTTNAMQVQQGKPVQTETLPLASGSPQSSPTGFYPRGVSLPLDDSISTFKPQTLHSNNADDKMADNTKNNLALKMPKQSTSFKETNNAAPLPKKVSIPASAPVISTQDPFKDNMCTVITDMVPGENINNKNKNNHHSCPSTPLQESSPSSKARGFPQRLSLSSLQLDDKTATSAPERNEEAEVSSKNPDTRENPTEQMSKIQTDEQILNGAEQDENDIVYV; translated from the coding sequence ATGGCACTCCGTAACTTTCATCTGGTTATCTTTTTGACTTGCATAGTTTGTCTGCATGTTTGTGCGGCAGACACAACCAATGCAGCTGCTGACCAGACTGGAACAGATATTTCTACAGATGGTTTCCTTGAACCTAGTGGAACAACTGCAGAACCAGAACCAACGAGTGAGCTTACCACTGAGTTGGAACCCGAACCAACAAGTGAGCCAACACCGGAACCAGAGCCAAGTGGTGAGCCAACATCTCCAGAACCTGAACCAAGTGGTGAGCCAACATCTCCAGAACCGGAACCAAGTGGTGAGCCTTCTTCAGAACCGGAGCCCGAACCAAGTGGTGAGCCTTCTTCAGAACCGGAGCCCGAACCAAGTGGTGAGCCTTCTTCAGAACCGGAGCCCGAACCAAGTGGTGAGCCTTCTTCAGAACCGGAGCCCGAACCAAGTGGTGAGCCTTATTCAGAACCGGAGCCCGAACCAAGTGGTGAGCCTTCTTCGGAACCGGAACCAGACACCAAAGAGCTCCAACCATTTGCAGAGCCGGTTCCAGATTGGGAGATAGCCTTACCCCTCTATGGGTCCTTCTGGTACATTCATATTTACATCCTCGGCTCACTCTTTGCTCTGTTGGCGTTGTATTCCTTGGTGAGTCTGATTCGTCTGAGGAAACGTCGACTGTTGAGCATGGGTTACTTTGTCGCCCTGAACCTGATGATGTTGGTAATGGGTGTGGATCGCGCAGTGTATCTCTTTGTGGACGCGTATAACTTTAAGCAGATATTCCCACTACCAGTTGCATACATGCTTCTTGGTATGGGGTTCCCGTGTCTATCATCTGCTTTCAGCATCTTATTCCTGGCGTTGCTGAATTCGACTAAAACACAACTTGTGTCACGGAAGGTACAGGGACCTAAAGCACTGTCGGCCATGATCACGTTTCATTTTACAATTTCTATTTTGGTTGACGTGATGGTGGGACTTTTTACAAAAGCTCAAGTCTTGTTGCTCCTCTGCCAGGGAGTCTTTCTCATCTGGGGACTCTTCTTGTCCGTCAGCTATCTTGTCATATTTCGCAGACTTCACATTTCGTCCTTGCGACAGTTCCGCGAGTTGAACCGACTCAGCATGACGAAGCGCACTACATCACTTTACGGCATCTCCCCGTTTATGAAGAAACCGAGAAATAATTGGAGTAGTGCAATCAAGGTGACTCTGCTGACCTCCTTCTTTGGAGTAACAATTGGGCTGCTTCAGCTGTACGGCATTCTAGTGGTGTATGGACCGTTGGGTGAAAAGGTTCCAGAGCCTTGGTCCTGGGTTTGGTACCAGCTGGCATTCAGAATCTGCGAGTTTGCTATGTGCGCGCTGATGAGCTACGTAGCTACTCAGCCGTTTCGGTACACAGTCAGCGGGAAAGAAAAACCCATGTGTATGGTGTGCACTAAATGCATGTGTTGCAATGTCATCACTGGAAAGACGAGTCATGATTTGAACGCACACAGTGTGGATTCTTATCGACTTGTAAGTGGAGACTTTGACGCTTCAGCGACATTTCAGGCAAATGACTACAACCCAACTACAAATGCCATGCAAGTCCAACAAGGCAAGCCTGTTCAAACAGAAACACTTCCACTAGCTTCTGGAAGTCCACAGTCATCTCCGACTGGTTTCTACCCAAGAGGTGTCTCTCTTCCACTCGATGACAGCATTAGCACCTTCAAGCCTCAAACATTGCATTCCAATAACGCAGATGATAAAATGGCGgacaacacaaaaaacaatttagCTCTGAAAATGCCGAAGCAGTCCACAAGTTTCAAAGAGACCAATAATGCAGCTCCACTTCCAAAAAAAGTGAGCATACCCGCTTCTGCACCAGTAATCAGCACCCAAGATCCCTTCAAGGATAACATGTGTACGGTAATAACCGACATGGTTCCCGGtgaaaacattaataataaaaacaaaaacaaccatcATTCCTGCCCTTCGACACCATTACAAGAGAGTAGTCCAAGCTCAAAAGCAAGAGGTTTCCCTCAACGTTTGTCGTTGTCGAGTCTGCAGTTAGATGATAAAACTGCAACCTCTGCTCCAGAGAGAAATGAAGAGGCGGAGGTTTCATCAAAGAATCCGGATACAAGAGAGAATCCAACGGAGCAGATGAGCAAAATCCAGACGGATGAACAAATATTGAACGGAGCTGAGCAAGACGAGAATGACATTGTATACGTTTAG